One Streptomyces sp. NBC_01217 genomic region harbors:
- a CDS encoding type II toxin-antitoxin system RelE/ParE family toxin yields MDSGWYSIEIEPEVRLWLENIPAQHYKQAERVADLLAEQPTTLDEPHSRHLGGKLRELRFRLGDAHQRITYWLAPDRRVVLLTVFRKTKMREQSEVDRAHAAQRLCEAEHQAAAEHDLYSRDLKENR; encoded by the coding sequence ATGGACAGCGGATGGTACTCGATCGAGATCGAGCCGGAGGTGCGGCTGTGGCTGGAGAACATTCCCGCCCAGCACTACAAGCAGGCCGAACGTGTCGCCGACCTGCTCGCCGAGCAGCCCACCACGCTCGACGAACCGCACTCCCGCCACCTGGGCGGCAAGCTCCGCGAGCTGCGCTTCCGGCTCGGCGATGCCCACCAGCGCATTACCTACTGGCTCGCACCCGACCGACGCGTCGTGCTGCTCACCGTGTTCCGCAAGACCAAGATGCGCGAGCAGTCCGAAGTGGACCGCGCGCACGCCGCTCAACGGCTGTGCGAAGCCGAGCACCAGGCAGCCGCCGAGCACGACCTCTACAGCCGCGACCTCAAGGAGAACCGATGA
- a CDS encoding helix-turn-helix domain-containing protein: MNHSEWRTRRHRQLIGEHLDADPEYDRVYEEANLAMTLGKAVYDRRKQLGLSEADLAERLHTTTDEIDGIETATELPPIAVIMRLARALDLTVDMHLAPGDEPTVTIVTPAA, encoded by the coding sequence ATGAATCACAGCGAATGGAGGACCCGCCGCCACCGCCAGCTGATCGGCGAACACCTCGACGCCGACCCTGAGTACGACCGCGTCTACGAAGAAGCCAACCTGGCCATGACGCTGGGCAAGGCCGTCTACGACCGGCGCAAGCAACTCGGGCTGAGCGAGGCCGACCTGGCCGAGCGACTGCACACCACAACCGACGAGATCGACGGCATCGAGACCGCCACCGAACTGCCGCCCATCGCCGTCATTATGCGCCTGGCCCGAGCCCTGGACCTCACCGTCGACATGCACCTCGCCCCCGGGGATGAGCCCACCGTCACCATCGTCACCCCGGCCGCCTGA
- a CDS encoding helix-turn-helix domain-containing protein produces the protein MHDAPTALARELGRLVHDRRTELGLSQAELAERCGMKQPQISRFEAGGTVPTLPLLRRLARALGADLTISLTPHDEAALSAWRPCILSPERWG, from the coding sequence ATGCATGACGCCCCCACAGCACTCGCCCGCGAGCTGGGCCGACTCGTCCACGACCGGCGCACCGAGCTCGGGCTGTCCCAGGCCGAGCTGGCTGAGCGGTGCGGGATGAAACAGCCGCAGATCTCCCGCTTCGAAGCCGGCGGCACGGTGCCCACCCTTCCGCTGCTGCGCCGCCTGGCCCGTGCCCTTGGTGCCGACTTGACCATCAGTCTCACTCCGCACGACGAAGCCGCACTCTCCGCATGGAGACCCTGCATACTCTCGCCCGAGCGCTGGGGGTGA
- a CDS encoding transcriptional regulator — protein METLHTLARALGVTTAALMASDAPEPVGRTEEPNRVNLIQLRAALTPAVGLVDQDAEAIVEEPNLRTFRRMLQDARVLYFSDSYKSVTAQLPGLLRDAAQAVAYYDSGDEHRQALLARAEALRLAGTYLTQVRQYDIAYAAVRGAIVDARQAGDMLAAGSGVGCMCWLLVRQGRLDEAEQVAAQSMDAVEPKITGAEPDHYAVWGGLAMEAAAAAARNNRPDEAKAYRQAARVAATAVGTAHRNVSRHWSVFGPVTVAVKALEDSLVIGDARAVVRKAGEQEELSPKAWKRLGRPSTNDGNRFTLDVARAHTRTGDLSAAMDELTRAREAAPQWLRHQNGAAETMQEILGKRKRTLTTEMREMADYLGVVG, from the coding sequence ATGGAGACCCTGCATACTCTCGCCCGAGCGCTGGGGGTGACCACCGCCGCCTTGATGGCGTCCGATGCCCCGGAGCCCGTCGGGCGGACCGAGGAGCCGAACCGCGTCAATCTGATCCAGCTCCGCGCCGCCCTCACCCCAGCCGTTGGGCTCGTGGACCAGGATGCCGAAGCCATCGTCGAGGAACCGAACCTGCGCACCTTCCGGCGGATGCTGCAAGACGCACGGGTGTTGTACTTCTCCGACAGCTACAAGAGCGTCACGGCCCAACTGCCGGGCCTGCTGCGTGATGCCGCACAAGCCGTCGCCTACTACGACAGCGGGGACGAGCACCGGCAGGCTCTGTTGGCCCGCGCCGAGGCTCTGCGTCTGGCCGGCACCTACCTCACCCAGGTACGGCAGTACGACATCGCGTACGCCGCTGTGCGCGGCGCCATCGTGGACGCCCGTCAGGCCGGAGACATGCTTGCGGCGGGCTCCGGTGTCGGCTGCATGTGCTGGCTGCTGGTGAGACAGGGAAGGCTGGACGAGGCGGAACAGGTTGCCGCCCAGAGCATGGACGCGGTGGAGCCGAAGATCACCGGCGCCGAGCCGGACCACTACGCGGTGTGGGGCGGCCTGGCGATGGAGGCCGCCGCCGCAGCCGCGAGGAACAACCGTCCCGACGAGGCGAAGGCGTACCGTCAAGCCGCCCGGGTCGCGGCAACCGCTGTCGGGACAGCGCATCGCAACGTCTCCCGGCACTGGTCCGTCTTCGGGCCGGTCACCGTCGCGGTCAAGGCGCTCGAAGACTCTCTGGTCATCGGCGACGCCCGCGCGGTGGTGCGCAAGGCAGGCGAGCAGGAGGAGTTGTCACCCAAGGCGTGGAAGCGCCTGGGCAGGCCCAGCACCAACGACGGGAACCGCTTCACCCTCGATGTGGCGCGCGCCCACACCCGGACCGGCGACCTGTCCGCCGCCATGGACGAGCTGACCCGTGCCAGGGAAGCCGCCCCGCAGTGGCTGCGGCACCAGAACGGTGCCGCCGAGACCATGCAGGAGATCCTCGGCAAGCGCAAGCGCACCCTCACGACGGAGATGCGCGAAATGGCTGACTACCTGGGCGTCGTCGGGTAG
- a CDS encoding DUF7848 domain-containing protein, which translates to MPDSPNVGAPVRDASRGRYHFREYRVTTVPDPLALPTMEAICVTGDERSCGATSGTLHTPDELTRWIAGHCARSGHELYEQTVRALVRAEPGAWQ; encoded by the coding sequence ATGCCTGACTCTCCGAACGTCGGCGCACCAGTACGCGATGCCTCTCGGGGGCGCTACCACTTCCGCGAGTACCGCGTGACCACAGTCCCCGACCCTCTGGCGCTGCCGACCATGGAGGCGATCTGCGTCACCGGCGACGAGCGCAGCTGCGGTGCCACGTCAGGCACGCTGCATACCCCGGACGAGCTGACCCGCTGGATCGCCGGACACTGCGCCCGGAGCGGCCACGAACTGTATGAACAGACCGTCCGCGCCCTCGTCCGTGCCGAGCCCGGCGCATGGCAGTGA
- a CDS encoding SACE_7040 family transcriptional regulator: MTTRTDAPTRREQILKEAARLFAERGFHGVGVDEIGAAVGISGPGLYRHFPGKDAMLAELLVGISERLLAGGQLRVSEDAACGDGSPQALLDALIEGHIDFALDDRPLITLHDRELDRLRDADRKRVRQLQRQYVEVWVEVVRELYPDLPEHEARATVHAVFGLLNSTPHLGRPGALPDRTDTAALLHRLARGAFEAAARV, encoded by the coding sequence ATGACCACCAGGACGGACGCCCCCACCCGCCGCGAGCAGATCCTCAAGGAGGCCGCCCGCCTCTTTGCCGAGCGCGGCTTCCACGGTGTCGGCGTCGACGAGATAGGTGCCGCCGTCGGGATCAGCGGCCCCGGCCTCTACCGGCACTTCCCCGGCAAGGACGCGATGCTCGCCGAGCTGCTGGTCGGTATCAGCGAGCGGCTGCTGGCGGGCGGACAGCTGCGGGTCTCGGAGGACGCGGCCTGTGGGGACGGCTCCCCGCAGGCCCTGCTCGACGCGCTCATCGAGGGCCACATCGACTTCGCCCTCGACGACCGCCCGCTGATCACCCTCCACGACCGCGAGCTGGACCGCCTGCGGGACGCCGACCGCAAGCGGGTCCGCCAGCTCCAGCGGCAGTACGTCGAGGTGTGGGTGGAGGTGGTCCGCGAGCTGTATCCGGACCTGCCCGAGCACGAGGCCCGCGCTACCGTCCACGCCGTCTTCGGGCTCCTGAACTCGACCCCGCACCTGGGCCGCCCCGGTGCGCTGCCCGACCGCACGGACACGGCGGCGCTGCTGCACCGACTGGCCCGCGGGGCGTTCGAGGCGGCGGCCCGCGTTTGA
- a CDS encoding carboxyl transferase domain-containing protein: MQQAPVLASAADPASEAWQANEAAHHALADELRKRLATARLGGGEKARARHVARGKLLPRERVDTLLDPGSPFLELAPLAAEGLYGGAAPAAGVIAGIGRVSGRECVIVANDATVKGGTYYPMTVKKHLRAQEVALENRLPCLYLVDSGGAFLPMQDEVFPDREHFGRIFYNQARMSGAGIPQIAAVLGSCTAGGAYVPAMSDEAVIVRNQGTIFLGGPPLVKAATGEVVTAEELGGGEVHSRTSGVTDHLAEDDAHALRIVRNIVATLPERGALPWSVRTVEEPKVDPAGLYGAVPVDSRTPYDVREVIARVVDGSRFAEFKAEYGTTLITGFARIHGHPVGIVANNGILFSESAQKGAHFIELCDQRGIPLVFLQNISGFMVGRDYEAGGIAKHGAKMVTAVACTRVPKLTVVVGGSYGAGNYSMCGRAYSPRFLWMWPNAKISVMGGEQAASVLATVKRDQLGDDWSAEDEEAFKTPIREQYETQGNAYYATARLWDDGVIDPLETRQVLGLALTACANAPLPQRDHTAPGFGVFRM; the protein is encoded by the coding sequence ATGCAGCAGGCACCGGTGCTGGCGAGCGCGGCCGATCCCGCCTCCGAGGCCTGGCAGGCCAACGAGGCGGCGCATCACGCGCTCGCCGACGAGCTGCGCAAGCGGCTCGCCACGGCCAGGCTCGGCGGGGGTGAGAAGGCCCGCGCCCGGCATGTGGCGCGCGGCAAGCTGCTGCCCAGGGAGCGGGTGGACACCCTGCTCGATCCGGGTTCGCCGTTCCTGGAGCTGGCACCCCTGGCGGCCGAGGGGCTGTACGGGGGCGCCGCCCCGGCGGCCGGGGTGATCGCGGGGATCGGCCGGGTCAGTGGCCGGGAGTGCGTGATCGTCGCCAACGACGCGACCGTCAAGGGCGGCACGTACTACCCGATGACCGTGAAGAAGCACCTCCGCGCCCAGGAGGTGGCGCTGGAGAACCGGCTCCCCTGTCTGTATCTGGTCGACTCGGGCGGCGCGTTCCTGCCGATGCAGGACGAGGTCTTCCCGGACCGGGAGCACTTCGGGCGGATCTTCTACAACCAGGCCCGGATGTCGGGGGCCGGGATTCCGCAGATCGCGGCGGTGCTGGGCTCGTGCACGGCCGGTGGGGCGTACGTCCCCGCGATGAGCGACGAGGCCGTGATCGTACGGAACCAGGGCACGATCTTCCTGGGCGGGCCGCCGCTGGTGAAGGCCGCGACCGGCGAGGTCGTGACGGCGGAGGAGCTGGGCGGCGGCGAGGTGCACTCCCGTACGTCGGGCGTCACCGACCATCTCGCCGAGGACGACGCGCACGCGCTGCGGATCGTGCGGAACATCGTCGCCACGCTGCCGGAGCGCGGGGCGCTCCCGTGGTCGGTACGGACGGTCGAGGAGCCGAAGGTCGATCCCGCCGGGCTGTACGGCGCCGTCCCGGTCGATTCCCGGACGCCGTACGACGTACGGGAGGTGATCGCCCGGGTCGTCGACGGATCGCGGTTCGCCGAGTTCAAGGCGGAGTACGGCACGACGCTGATCACCGGCTTCGCCCGGATCCACGGCCACCCGGTCGGGATCGTCGCCAACAACGGCATCCTGTTCTCCGAGTCCGCCCAGAAGGGCGCCCACTTCATCGAGCTGTGCGACCAGCGCGGCATCCCGCTGGTCTTCCTGCAGAACATCTCGGGCTTCATGGTGGGGCGCGACTACGAGGCCGGTGGCATCGCCAAGCACGGCGCCAAGATGGTCACGGCCGTCGCCTGCACCCGCGTACCGAAGCTGACCGTCGTGGTCGGCGGGTCGTACGGGGCGGGCAACTACTCCATGTGCGGGCGCGCCTATTCGCCGCGCTTCCTGTGGATGTGGCCCAACGCCAAGATCTCGGTCATGGGCGGCGAGCAGGCCGCGTCCGTCCTCGCGACGGTCAAGCGCGACCAGCTGGGCGACGACTGGAGCGCAGAGGACGAAGAGGCCTTCAAGACGCCGATCCGCGAGCAGTACGAGACCCAGGGCAACGCTTACTACGCCACGGCCCGGCTCTGGGACGACGGGGTGATCGACCCGTTGGAGACCCGGCAGGTGCTGGGGCTCGCTCTGACCGCGTGTGCCAACGCCCCGCTTCCCCAAAGGGACCACACAGCGCCCGGCTTCGGCGTCTTCCGGATGTGA
- a CDS encoding acetyl/propionyl/methylcrotonyl-CoA carboxylase subunit alpha, translating to MTMFDTVLVANRGEIAVRVIRTLRELGVRSVAVFSDADADARHVREADTAVRIGPAPAAMSYLSVPALLDAARRTGAQAVHPGYGFLAENAGFARACAEAGLAFIGPTAEAISLMGDKIRAKETVAAAGVPVVPGSAGSGLSDAQLVDAAREIGTPVLLKPSAGGGGKGMRLVRDEALLADEIAAARREARASFGDDTLLVERWIDRPRHIEIQVLADTHGNVVHLGERECSLQRRHQKIIEEAPSVLLDEETRAAMGEAAVQAARSCGYVGAGTVEFIVPGNDPASYYFMEMNTRLQVEHPVTELITGLDLVEWQLRVAAGEQLPYGQKDITLTGHAIEARICAEDPFRGFLPSGGTVLALHEPQGNGVRTDSGLGAGGEVGSLYDPMLSKVIAYGPDRAAALRRLRAALADTVILGVPTNAGFLRRLLAHPAVVAGDLDTGLVEREVAGLVPEGVPEEVYAAAALLRQGPPASTPPAAAPGWVDPFSVANGWRLGGTPARTVLDFRLPGHDPVQVSLRSCPTGTELTFGHVGEGAQPPEPATGACGPLAPMPGGRETARLIELSPHHLTLELAGVTHRFTHAASPDGTWLGREGDTWHVQDHDPVEASLAGAARSGADTLAAPMPGTVTVVKVAVGDEVVAGQSLLVVEAMKMEHVISAPHAGTVTELDVTAGATVAMDQILAVVAPAAEPGEDA from the coding sequence ATGACGATGTTCGACACCGTTCTTGTCGCCAACCGCGGCGAGATCGCGGTCCGGGTCATCCGGACCCTGCGCGAGCTGGGTGTGCGGTCCGTCGCCGTCTTCAGCGACGCGGACGCGGACGCCCGGCATGTACGGGAGGCCGACACGGCGGTACGGATCGGGCCCGCGCCCGCCGCGATGAGCTATCTCAGCGTGCCCGCCCTGCTGGACGCGGCCCGCCGCACCGGCGCGCAGGCCGTCCACCCCGGGTACGGATTCCTCGCCGAGAACGCGGGCTTCGCGCGGGCGTGCGCGGAGGCGGGGCTGGCCTTCATCGGGCCGACCGCCGAGGCCATCTCGCTGATGGGCGACAAGATCCGGGCCAAGGAGACGGTCGCGGCGGCCGGGGTTCCCGTGGTGCCCGGCTCGGCGGGGAGCGGGCTCAGCGATGCCCAGCTGGTCGACGCGGCCCGCGAGATCGGGACGCCCGTGCTGCTGAAGCCCTCGGCGGGCGGCGGCGGCAAGGGCATGCGGCTGGTGCGTGACGAGGCGCTGCTCGCGGACGAGATCGCGGCCGCCCGGCGCGAGGCACGGGCCTCGTTCGGCGACGACACGCTGCTCGTGGAGCGGTGGATCGACCGGCCCCGGCACATCGAGATCCAGGTGCTGGCGGACACCCACGGCAACGTGGTCCACCTCGGCGAGCGCGAGTGCTCGCTGCAGCGCCGCCACCAGAAGATCATCGAGGAGGCGCCGTCCGTCCTGCTCGACGAGGAGACCCGGGCGGCGATGGGCGAGGCGGCCGTCCAGGCGGCCCGCAGCTGCGGCTACGTCGGCGCGGGCACGGTGGAGTTCATCGTCCCGGGCAACGACCCGGCCTCGTACTACTTCATGGAGATGAACACCCGCCTCCAGGTCGAGCACCCGGTGACCGAGCTGATCACCGGTCTGGACCTGGTGGAGTGGCAGCTCAGGGTCGCGGCGGGCGAGCAACTCCCGTACGGGCAGAAGGACATCACACTCACCGGCCATGCCATCGAGGCCCGGATCTGCGCGGAGGACCCGTTCCGCGGTTTCCTGCCGTCCGGTGGCACGGTGCTCGCCCTGCACGAACCGCAGGGCAACGGCGTACGGACGGACTCCGGGCTCGGCGCGGGCGGCGAGGTCGGCAGCCTGTACGACCCGATGCTGTCGAAGGTCATCGCCTACGGCCCCGACCGCGCCGCCGCCCTGCGCCGGCTGCGCGCGGCGCTCGCGGACACGGTGATCCTCGGCGTCCCGACGAACGCCGGATTCCTGCGCCGGCTGCTCGCCCACCCGGCGGTGGTGGCGGGCGATCTGGACACCGGTCTGGTGGAGCGCGAGGTGGCCGGGCTGGTGCCGGAGGGGGTGCCGGAGGAGGTGTACGCGGCGGCGGCGCTGCTGCGGCAGGGCCCACCGGCGTCCACACCCCCCGCGGCCGCCCCCGGCTGGGTGGACCCGTTCTCGGTGGCGAACGGCTGGCGACTGGGCGGCACCCCGGCGCGCACGGTGCTCGACTTCCGGCTGCCGGGCCACGACCCGGTGCAGGTGTCGCTGCGCTCCTGCCCGACGGGCACGGAGCTGACGTTCGGCCATGTCGGAGAGGGCGCGCAGCCGCCGGAGCCCGCGACGGGCGCCTGCGGCCCGCTGGCTCCGATGCCCGGCGGCAGGGAGACGGCCAGGCTGATCGAGCTGTCCCCGCACCACCTCACCCTCGAACTCGCCGGTGTCACCCACAGGTTCACCCATGCCGCGTCGCCGGACGGGACCTGGCTGGGCCGCGAGGGCGACACCTGGCACGTACAGGATCACGACCCCGTGGAGGCGTCGCTCGCCGGTGCCGCCCGGTCCGGCGCGGACACGCTGGCCGCGCCGATGCCCGGCACCGTCACGGTCGTGAAGGTGGCCGTCGGGGACGAGGTCGTGGCCGGTCAGAGCCTGCTCGTCGTGGAGGCGATGAAGATGGAACACGTCATCTCCGCCCCGCACGCCGGGACCGTGACCGAGCTGGACGTCACCGCCGGTGCCACGGTGGCCATGGACCAGATCCTGGCCGTGGTGGCACCCGCGGCCGAACCCGGGGAGGACGCATGA
- a CDS encoding hydroxymethylglutaryl-CoA lyase, translated as MTTTRTLPMTVPAQDLPPRVRIHEVGARDGLQNEKSVVPTEVKAEFIHRLAAAGLTTIEATSFVHPKWVPQLADAEDLFPRLGDIGGVALPVLVPNERGLDRALALGARRIAVFGSATETFAARNLNRTVDESLAMFEPVVARAKADKVHVRGYLSMCFGDPWEGPVPVHQVVRVAKALIDLGCDELSLGDTIGVATPGHVQDLLSELNEEGVRTDTIGVHFHDTYGQALSNTLAALQHGVTTVDASAGGLGGCPYAKSATGNLATEDLVWMLDGLGIETGVDLDGLTATSVWLAEQLGRPSPSRTVRALSVR; from the coding sequence ATGACCACCACCCGCACCCTGCCCATGACCGTGCCCGCCCAGGATCTGCCCCCACGGGTACGCATCCATGAGGTCGGCGCCCGCGACGGGCTGCAGAACGAGAAGTCCGTCGTGCCGACCGAGGTGAAGGCGGAGTTCATCCACCGCCTGGCCGCGGCGGGTCTGACCACCATCGAGGCGACCAGCTTCGTGCACCCCAAGTGGGTGCCCCAACTGGCCGACGCGGAGGACCTGTTCCCCCGGCTCGGCGACATCGGGGGCGTCGCCCTGCCCGTGCTCGTGCCGAACGAGCGCGGCCTGGACCGGGCGCTGGCGCTCGGCGCCCGCCGTATCGCCGTGTTCGGCTCGGCGACCGAGACGTTCGCCGCCCGCAATCTCAACCGTACGGTCGACGAGTCGCTCGCCATGTTCGAGCCGGTCGTCGCCCGGGCCAAGGCCGACAAGGTGCATGTCCGCGGCTATCTGTCGATGTGCTTCGGCGACCCGTGGGAGGGGCCCGTCCCCGTCCACCAGGTCGTCCGGGTCGCCAAGGCGCTCATCGACCTCGGCTGCGACGAACTCTCCCTCGGCGACACGATCGGCGTCGCCACACCCGGCCATGTGCAGGATCTGCTCTCCGAGCTGAACGAGGAGGGCGTGCGCACCGACACCATCGGCGTGCACTTCCACGACACCTACGGCCAGGCGCTCTCCAACACACTCGCCGCGCTCCAGCACGGTGTCACCACCGTGGACGCCTCCGCGGGCGGCCTCGGCGGCTGCCCGTACGCGAAGAGCGCGACCGGAAACCTCGCCACCGAAGACCTCGTGTGGATGCTCGACGGCCTCGGCATCGAAACCGGGGTCGACCTCGACGGGCTCACCGCCACCAGCGTGTGGCTCGCCGAACAGCTGGGCCGACCCAGCCCGTCCCGTACCGTCCGCGCGCTCTCGGTGCGATAA
- a CDS encoding acyl-CoA dehydrogenase family protein gives MPLDHRLTAEHEELRRTVEEFAHDVIAPKIGDFYERHEFPYEIVREMGRMGLFGLPFPEEYGGMGGDYLALGIALEELARVDSSVAITLEAGVSLGAMPVYHFGTEEQKRQWLPKLCSGEALGAFGLTEPDAGSDAGGTRTTAVRDEATGEWVINGSKCFITNSGTDITELVTVTAVTGRKENGAPLISSIIVPSGTPGFTVAAPYSKVGWNASDTRELSFADVRVPLANLLGEEGRGYAQFLRILDEGRIAIAALSTGLAQGCVDESVKYAKERHAFGRPIGANQAIQFKIADMETRAHMARIGWRDAASRLVAGEPFKKEAAIAKLYSSTVAVDNAREATQIHGGYGFMNEYPVARMWRDSKILEIGEGTSEVQRMLIARELGLPA, from the coding sequence ATGCCTCTGGACCACCGGCTGACCGCCGAGCACGAGGAACTGCGCCGCACCGTCGAGGAGTTCGCGCACGATGTGATCGCGCCGAAGATCGGCGACTTCTACGAGCGCCATGAGTTCCCGTACGAGATCGTGCGGGAGATGGGACGGATGGGCCTGTTCGGGCTGCCGTTCCCGGAGGAGTACGGCGGCATGGGCGGCGACTACCTCGCCCTCGGGATCGCCCTTGAGGAGCTGGCCCGGGTCGACTCGTCCGTGGCGATCACGCTGGAGGCCGGGGTCTCGCTCGGCGCGATGCCGGTCTACCACTTCGGTACGGAGGAGCAGAAGCGGCAGTGGCTGCCGAAGCTCTGCTCGGGCGAGGCGCTCGGCGCGTTCGGCCTGACCGAGCCCGACGCCGGCTCGGACGCGGGCGGCACCCGCACGACGGCCGTGCGCGACGAGGCCACGGGCGAGTGGGTGATCAACGGCTCCAAGTGCTTCATCACCAACTCCGGTACGGACATCACGGAACTGGTCACGGTGACGGCGGTGACCGGCCGCAAGGAGAACGGCGCCCCGCTCATCTCCTCGATCATCGTGCCGTCCGGCACCCCCGGGTTCACGGTCGCCGCCCCGTACTCCAAGGTCGGCTGGAACGCCTCCGACACCCGCGAACTGTCCTTCGCCGACGTCCGCGTGCCCCTGGCGAACCTGCTGGGCGAGGAGGGCCGCGGCTACGCCCAGTTCCTGCGCATCCTGGACGAGGGCCGGATCGCCATCGCCGCCCTGTCCACGGGCCTGGCGCAGGGCTGTGTGGACGAGTCGGTGAAGTACGCCAAGGAGCGCCACGCCTTCGGCAGGCCGATCGGCGCCAACCAGGCCATCCAGTTCAAGATCGCGGACATGGAGACGCGCGCCCACATGGCCCGCATCGGCTGGCGTGACGCGGCCTCGCGCCTGGTGGCGGGCGAACCCTTCAAGAAGGAGGCGGCGATCGCGAAGCTGTACTCCTCGACGGTCGCGGTGGACAACGCCCGCGAGGCGACCCAGATCCACGGCGGCTACGGCTTCATGAACGAGTACCCGGTGGCCAGGATGTGGCGCGACTCCAAGATCCTGGAGATCGGCGAGGGCACGAGCGAGGTGCAGCGCATGCTGATCGCGAGGGAGCTGGGCCTGCCGGCCTGA
- a CDS encoding MFS transporter translates to MGAPQPSARSGGVVATLAIAGTTAAIMQTLVTPLIAELPQILNTTPSNAAWVITVTLLVSAVCVPVSGRLGDMVGKRRMLLVCAVPLVAGSVVCALSSTVVPMIVGRGLQGMGMGVLPLGIALLRDVVPAEKLSSSIALVSASMGIGGALGLPIAAAVAQYTNWRVLFWGSAGLAAVVAVLIWFLIPDVPAGAKGQRFDVLGALGLGVGLVCLLLAVSKGADWGWGSATTLGLFAASVVVLVAWGLWEMRTRDPLIDLRTTARPRVLMTNLASVFVGFGMYASMLISPQLLQFPAATGYGLGQSMLAAGLWLAPGGIMMMIISPLGGKLSDARGPKFTLVCGVLVVAGGYGLSLALMGSAWGLMVVGMVISSGVGLAYGAMPALIMSSVPLSETAAANGFNTLMRALGTSIGAAVIGVVLSHMNVTAGGYTFTSEDGFRTGLLLGCGVALVAAAIAAFIPAVRRVTAGPGESDTGAMSEQATVKA, encoded by the coding sequence ATGGGTGCCCCCCAGCCATCAGCTCGTTCAGGCGGCGTAGTGGCCACGCTGGCAATCGCCGGCACCACTGCGGCGATCATGCAGACCCTGGTCACCCCGCTCATCGCGGAGCTGCCGCAGATCCTGAACACCACCCCTTCGAACGCGGCGTGGGTGATCACCGTCACCCTGCTGGTGTCGGCTGTCTGCGTGCCCGTCTCCGGACGCCTGGGCGACATGGTCGGCAAGCGCCGGATGCTTCTCGTGTGTGCGGTGCCGCTGGTGGCGGGTTCGGTGGTGTGCGCGCTCTCCTCCACCGTCGTCCCCATGATCGTCGGCCGCGGTCTGCAGGGCATGGGCATGGGTGTGCTGCCGCTCGGAATCGCCCTGCTGCGTGACGTGGTCCCGGCGGAAAAGCTCAGTTCCTCCATCGCGCTGGTCAGCGCCTCCATGGGAATCGGCGGCGCCCTCGGCCTGCCGATCGCCGCGGCGGTGGCTCAGTACACGAACTGGCGGGTGCTGTTCTGGGGCTCCGCCGGCCTGGCCGCGGTGGTCGCGGTGCTGATCTGGTTCCTGATCCCCGACGTGCCGGCCGGTGCCAAGGGCCAGCGGTTCGACGTGCTCGGTGCGCTCGGCCTCGGGGTGGGCCTGGTCTGCCTGCTGCTCGCGGTCTCCAAGGGCGCCGACTGGGGCTGGGGCTCGGCCACCACGCTCGGCCTGTTCGCCGCCTCCGTCGTGGTGCTGGTCGCCTGGGGGCTGTGGGAGATGCGAACCCGGGATCCGCTGATCGACCTGCGCACCACCGCGCGCCCCCGGGTGCTGATGACCAACCTCGCCTCCGTCTTCGTCGGCTTCGGCATGTACGCCAGCATGCTGATCTCGCCGCAGCTTCTGCAGTTCCCCGCCGCCACCGGCTACGGCCTGGGCCAGTCGATGCTCGCGGCGGGCCTGTGGCTGGCACCCGGCGGCATCATGATGATGATCATCTCCCCGCTCGGCGGAAAGCTCAGCGACGCCCGTGGCCCGAAGTTCACCCTGGTCTGCGGCGTCCTGGTCGTCGCGGGCGGCTACGGCCTGTCACTGGCACTCATGGGCTCCGCATGGGGCCTCATGGTGGTGGGCATGGTGATCAGCAGCGGTGTGGGCCTGGCGTACGGTGCGATGCCCGCACTGATCATGAGCTCGGTTCCGCTGTCCGAGACCGCCGCCGCCAACGGCTTCAACACACTCATGCGCGCCCTCGGCACATCGATCGGCGCCGCCGTGATCGGTGTGGTCCTCTCCCACATGAACGTCACCGCCGGCGGCTACACCTTCACGTCCGAGGACGGCTTCCGCACAGGACTGCTGCTCGGCTGCGGCGTCGCCCTGGTCGCCGCGGCGATCGCGGCCTTCATCCCGGCCGTGCGCCGTGTCACGGCCGGGCCCGGAGAGAGCGACACCGGCGCCATGTCCGAGCAGGCCACGGTCAAGGCCTGA